The genomic segment tatccCCCTGTTGTCGAACTCTTCTCGCTGAAGTCTCCTCCTCTTTGTCTtcgtcgtcttcttcttcgtcatcttccgtttctttttgttaaagGACAGTCTCCTCGTCATCATCAACGTCGACGAGGATCGTCCCGCGTGATCATCTGGCGGAACGTCTGCGCGCGAGtcaacttctttcttttctgccATCGAGAACAACAACGGCAACAGCAGTAACAGCAACAATAGCATAGTGGCTATCGCTACGGCTACCGCGAGCCACCGTCGCCGTCATCGTCATCGCCATCGTCATCGTTGTCGTCATagtcatcatcatcatcatcattgtCGTCGTCGACGTCTTCGTCATCGTCGTGGCAAAGTCCGGTGGAACGTTCTCACGCGCGACGTCCTGCGCAACGGGAGGGAGAGAAACAAAGGAATCACGAAGAAACGCGCGCTCGTTCACCCGCTGGCCCATAACGGAGAGCCAAGCGCGGTGCACCACACGCTGATGACTGTGTAACATTCGTGGTGGTTCTCCTCGTGCGTACGTGTACATGCACAAAGGGATATCGCACGCGTGGTTCCTCTGTCGCGTCGGTCGGTGGTTGCGCGCGTACAACAGAGTGCAACGCCAAACGAACGTGAAAAACACAGAGAGAAAACAAGAGTTCTTACAAGAGTTCTTGATTTGTCGCGTGTGAGTCGCACGCGGGGGCATGCACAGCTTATTACCGATCATTAcggaagaagggaaaaaagttCGTTTACGAATTATACAAGAGTCCATCTCGTCATCTCGTTCGACCGTGGCTCTGTTTCTCTATACTACTAGAATAACAGTTAAACACTCGtttaagaagaagaataactACACTTCCGTCGCGAGTGTCGCCGCCAGCGACGTGTCGTGTCTATAGTGATCGTCTATAACGTATACTCCACAACCGGTCTCGGCACCACCACCGCCGCCACTACCCGGTGGACCACTGCCCCCTTCCGTGATGGTCGTCGGCCTCTTGAGCAATGCCGCCTCCGCCGCGCAACAGCTGTCCGTCGTCGCGTTACCGGCGAACAGCGACGACCTCTTGGCACTCTCGATCACGCCGACACCGACGCCTATACCGAGACCAAGACCCAGACAGTCCTTCTCCTTTTGGAAGAGGTGGGACGCCCTGTGAGCGGCCGCCTCCGTGTTCAGTTGCTTCGTTGTCCGCGTTCGACCGTCTTGCAGCACCGGTTCTGGCTTGTAACCCGAGCAAGAGCTATCCAGCGTGACGTCCGTTTGAAACGACGAGTCGAGGTCGTCCTGCCTGGCAGACGCGACGTTGTTCACGCTCTTGTTCGCCGTCCATGTGTTCTTGATCATGTGAGCATCCCCGGTACCCAGGGTACACACGCTGCCACCGCCTCCGCCGCTGATCATGCCGCTGCCGCCGCCTCCTAGCAGTCCAACGTTACCGATACCGACAACCCCGGTGCTCCCGGTAGAACCAACTCCGGGTCCACCGCCGACTCCACCCATTACACCGCCGCTTCTTTTGCTCATGCTACTGTGAACagcgtttcgttcgttctgtAACCTGGCCTCTTCGTCAGCTTTCGCCTGTTCCCGCTTCTGTCGCCTTTTCATGCACATCACCGCGACTGCGGCTACTAGAATGAACGCTGGAACTGCCGTTGATAGGGTTGCTATCACCACTACGTGTTCCGTGGTCAAGCCAGCGTCTCGTGGCTCCGCGGACGCGGACGCGATATGCCTGGACAGATTTCCCGACCAGTAACTAGCTCCGGATGGTGGTACAGCAGGAACAGCAGCTGCGGTGTTCGAAGGAGCCGGCAAATTGGCCGCTCCACTGCCTACTTCTTCCGAGCAAGTGTCTCCGTGCCAACCCTCCGGGCATTGGCAGAGGAACCCGTTCACTCGGTTCAGACACGTGCCACCGTTTCTACAGGGCGCGCTTCGACACTCGTCCACATCGACGCTACAGTCTTTCCCAGTGAAGCCAGGTTTACACGCGCACCGATAATCGTTCGTCCCCGATATGCACCGGCCACCATTCGCGCACGGTTTTGTCAGACAATAATCCACCTTATCTTGACATAATCGACCAACGTATCCAGGCACGCACTGGCAACGGAACTGATTGACTAGATCCACGCAGGTTCCTCCGTTCAGACAGGGATCGCCTTGGCAGTCGTCGATGTTGGTTTCGCAGCGTTCGCCGGTGAAACCGGCCGGACAAGAGCACCGGAAGCTGTTACCCAGGTCTGTACAGGTGCCACCGTTCGAACATGGATTCGGGGAACACTGGTCGAGCTGGGATTCGCAGTCGTTGCCAGCGTAACCGGGCGGACAGCGGCACACGTAGCCGTGAAGAGAATCGTCCTCGCAGGTGGCTCCGTGATGGCAGGGAGAATCTCGACAGGATCTCGAGCTGATCTCGCAGTGTCGGCCGCGCCAACCGGGTGGACAGGTGCAACGATAATGTTGCCTGGtggacgacgacgaagacgacgacgaggacgaggaggaCGAGTCTACGGAGCTTTTGATCAGGCTAGAATTGCCGTAGGGCGGGTCCATGGTGCATGATCCACCGTTGAGACAGGGGTTCGAGTCACAGTCCAAAAGAGGCTTCTCGCAGTTAGTGCCGTTGAAGCCTGGCGCGCACGAGCAGGTGTACAAACCCTGGCCGTTAAAGGTGTTAAAGCAGGTGCCGCCGTTCAAGCAGGGCTTGTGATTCGTGCAGTAGTTGAGGTCCTGGTTGCAGAACAGGCCGCCCCAGCCTTCGTCGCAGAGGCACTCCCAGGGTTTCTGGCAGCTACCGTGAAGGCAGCC from the Bombus pyrosoma isolate SC7728 linkage group LG11, ASM1482585v1, whole genome shotgun sequence genome contains:
- the LOC122572428 gene encoding neurogenic locus protein delta-like, with the protein product MWTTMLVWTVAVVLLPAPRAVNASGVFELRLKSFVNEYGKDSLGKCCSGSTSKTGECSGVCKTRFRVCLKQYQVKIDTTTPCTYGDVVTPVLGENIVNLSPNVAMPSFTNPIRFPFEFTWPGTFSLIVEAYHDADNTTHHSPEKVLITRLTTQKWLDVGPNWTEDEYRSAHAKMVYEYRVTCVAHYYGKGCENLCRPRDDNFGHYSCSPSGERVCLSGWKGDYCNTPRCLPGCDEQHGHCSRPDECICHNGWKGAYCDQCVRYPGCLHGSCQKPWECLCDEGWGGLFCNQDLNYCTNHKPCLNGGTCFNTFNGQGLYTCSCAPGFNGTNCEKPLLDCDSNPCLNGGSCTMDPPYGNSSLIKSSVDSSSSSSSSSSSSSTRQHYRCTCPPGWRGRHCEISSRSCRDSPCHHGATCEDDSLHGYVCRCPPGYAGNDCESQLDQCSPNPCSNGGTCTDLGNSFRCSCPAGFTGERCETNIDDCQGDPCLNGGTCVDLVNQFRCQCVPGYVGRLCQDKVDYCLTKPCANGGRCISGTNDYRCACKPGFTGKDCSVDVDECRSAPCRNGGTCLNRVNGFLCQCPEGWHGDTCSEEVGSGAANLPAPSNTAAAVPAVPPSGASYWSGNLSRHIASASAEPRDAGLTTEHVVVIATLSTAVPAFILVAAVAVMCMKRRQKREQAKADEEARLQNERNAVHSSMSKRSGGVMGGVGGGPGVGSTGSTGVVGIGNVGLLGGGGSGMISGGGGGSVCTLGTGDAHMIKNTWTANKSVNNVASARQDDLDSSFQTDVTLDSSCSGYKPEPVLQDGRTRTTKQLNTEAAAHRASHLFQKEKDCLGLGLGIGVGVGVIESAKRSSLFAGNATTDSCCAAEAALLKRPTTITEGGSGPPGSGGGGGAETGCGVYVIDDHYRHDTSLAATLATEV